Proteins encoded in a region of the Manis javanica isolate MJ-LG chromosome 15, MJ_LKY, whole genome shotgun sequence genome:
- the SBNO1 gene encoding protein strawberry notch homolog 1 isoform X1, translated as MVEPGQDLLLAALSESGISPNDLFDIDGGDAGLAISTPTPPVQQSVPLSALELGLETEAAVPVKQEPETVPTPALLNVRQQPPSTTTFVLNQINQLPTLGSTIVMTKTPPVTTSRQTITLTKFIQTTANTRPSVSAPAVRSAMTSAPSKDQVQLKDLLKNNSLNELMKLKPPANIAQPVATAATDVSNGTVKKESSNKEVARIWINDMKMRSFSPTMKVPVVKEEDEPEEEDEEEMGHAETYAEYMPIKLKIGLRHPDAVVETSSLSSVTPPDVWYKTSISEETIDNGWLSALQLEAITYAAQQHETFLPNGDRAGFLIGDGAGVGKGRTIAGIIYENYLLSRKRALWFSVSNDLKYDAERDLRDIGAKNILVHSLNKFKYGKISSKHNGSVKKGVIFATYSSLIGESQSGGKYKTRLKQLLHWCGDDFDGVIVFDECHKAKNLCPVGSSKPTKTGLAVLELQNKLPKARVVYASATGASEPRNMAYMNRLGIWGEGTPFREFSDFIQAVERRGVGAMEIVAMDMKLRGMYIARQLSFTGVTFKIEEVLLSQSYVKMYNKAVKLWVIARERFQQAADLIDAEQRMKKSMWGQFWSAHQRFFKYLCIASKVKRVVQLAREEIKNGKCVVIGLQSTGEARTLEALEEGGGELNDFVSTAKGVLQSLIEKHFPAPDRKKLYSLLGISLTTPSNNSSPRDSPCKENKIKKRKGEEITREAKKARKVGGLTGSSSDESGSESDASDNEESDCESSKNLSSGDDDDFNPFRDESSEDDEDDPWLIRKDHKKNKDKKKKKSIDPDSIQSALLASGLGSKRPSFSSTAVISPPPNSVPANSNTNSNNSLVTSQDAVERAQQMKKDLLDKLEKLAEDLPPNTLDELIDELGGPENVAEMTGRKGRVVSNDDGSISYESRSELDVPVEILNITEKQRFMDGDKNIAIISEAASSGISLQADRRAKNQRRRVHMTLELPWSADRAIQQFGRTHRSNQVTAPEYVFLISELAGEQRFASIVAKRLESLGALTHGDRRATESRDLSRFNFDNKYGRNALEIVMKSIVNLDSPMVSPPPDYPGEFFKDVRQGLIGVGLINVEDRSGILTLDKDYNNIGKFLNRILGMEVHQQNALFQYFADTLTAVVQNAKKNGRYDMGILDLGSGDEKVRKSDVKKFLTPGYSTSGHVELYTISVERGMSWEEATKIWAELLGPDDGFYLSLQIRNNKKTAILVKEVNPKKKLFLVYRPNTGKQLKLETYADLKKKYKKVASDDALVHWLDQYNSSADTCTHAYWRGNCKKASLGLVCEIGLRCRTYYVLCGSVLSVWTKVEGVLASVSGTNVKMQIVRLRTEDGQRIVGLIIPANCVSPLVNLLSTSDQSQQLAVQQKQLWQQRHPQSIASLSSA; from the exons ATGGTGGAGCCAGGGCAAGATTTACTGCTTGCTGCTTTGAGTGAAAGTGGAATTAGTCCGAATGACCTCTTTGATATTGATGGTGGAGATGCAGGGCTTGCAATTTCAACACCTACTCCTCCAGTTCAGCAG TCAGTGCCACTTAGTGCATTAGAACTAGGTTTGGAGACTGAAGCAGCAGTTCCTGTTAAACAAGAACCAGAGACGGTACCTACTCCAGCACTATTAAATGTTAGG CAGCAGCCTCCATCTACTACAACATTTGTGCTGAATCAAATAAATCAGCTTCCGACTTTGGGATCTACAATTGTAATGACTAAAACACCACCTGTAACAACCAGTAGGCAGACCATCACTTTAACAAAGTTTATCCAGACTACTGCAAACACACGCCCTTCAGTCTCAGCACCAGCAGTACGAAGTGCCATGACCTCTGCACCTTCAAAAGACCAGGTTCAGCTGAAGGATCTACTAAAAAATAATAGTCTGAACGAACTCATGAAACTCAAGCCACCAGCTAATATTGCTCAGCCAGTTGCAACAGCAGCTA CTGATGTAAGCAATGGTACAGTAAAGAAAGAGTCTTCTAATAAAGAAGTAGCAAGAATATGGATCAATGACATGAAAATGAGGAGTTTTTCACCAACCATG AAGGTCCCTGTTGTGAAAGAGGAAGATGAACcagaggaggaagatgaagaagaaatgggTCACGCAGAAACCTATGCAGAGTATATGCctataaaat taaAAATTGGCCTACGTCACCCAGATGCTGTAGTGGAAACTAGTTCTTTATCCAGTGTTACTCCTCCTGATGTTTGGTATAAAACATCCATTTCTGAAGAAACCATTGATAATGGCTGGCTATCAGCATTACAGCTTGAGGCAATTACATACGCAGCCCAG caACACGAAACATTCCTACCTAATGGAGATCGTGCCGGCTTCTTAATAGGTGATGGTGCTGGTGTAGGAAAAGGAAGGACAATAGCAGGGATCATCTATGAGAACTATTTGTTGAGTAGAAAAAGAGCTTTGTG gTTTAGTGTTTCAAATGATTTAAAGTATGATGCTGAAAGAGATTTGAGGGATATTGGAGCAAAAAACATTTTGGTCCATTCATTAAATAAG ttcaaATATGGGAAAATTTCTTCAAAACATAATGGGAGCGTGAAAAAGGGTGTTATTTTTGCTACCTATTCTTCCCTTATTGGTGAAAGTCAGTCTGGTGGTAAATATAAAACTAGGTTAAAACAACTTCTACATTGGTGTGGTGATGACTTCGATGGAGTT ATAGTATTTGATGAATGTCATAAAGCAAAAAATTTATGTCCTGTTGGCTCTTCAAAGCCAACCAAAACAGGATTAGCAGTTTTAGAGCTTCAGAACAAATTGCCAAAAGCCAGAGTTGTTTATGCTAGTGCCACAG gtgctTCTGAACCACGAAACATGGCCTATATGAACCGTCTTGGAATATGGGGTGAGGGAACTCCATTTAGAGAATTCAGTGATTTTATTCAAGCAGTAGAACGGAG aGGTGTTGGTGCCATGGAAATAGTTGCTATGGATATGAAGCTTAGAGGAATGTACATTGCTCGACAGCTAAGCTTTACTGGAGTGACCTTCAAAATTGAGGaagttcttctttctcagagctATGTTAAAATGTATAACAAAGCAGTCAAGCTg TGGGTCATTGCCAGAGAGCGATTTCAGCAAGCTGCAGATCTGATTGATGCTGAGCAGCGAATGAAGAAATCCATGTGGGGTCAGTTCTGGTCTGCTCACCAGAGATTTTTCAAATACTTGTGCATAGCATCCAAAGTTAAAAGGGTTGTGCAGCTAGCtcgagaagaaataaagaatggaaaa tgtgTTGTCATTGGTCTGCAGTCTACAGGAGAAGCTAGAACATTAGAAGCCTTGGAAGAGGGTGGGGGAGAACTGAATGATTTTGTTTCAACTGCCAA AGGAGTGTTGCAGTCACTCATTGAAAAACACTTCCCTGCTCCAGATAGGAAAAAACTTTATAGTTTGTTAGGAATCAGTTTGACAACTCCGAGTAACAACAGTTCACCAAGAGATAGTCcgtgtaaagaaaataaaataaagaagcgGAAAG GTGAAGAAATAACTCGAGAAGCCAAAAAAGCACGAAAAGTAGGTGGCCTCACTGGTAGCAGTTCTGATGAGAGTGGAAGTGAATCTGATGCCTCTGATAATGAAGAAAGTGACTGTGAGAGCTCTAAAAACCTGAGTTctggtgatgatgatgatttcAATCCATTTAGAGATGAGTCTAGTGAGGATGATGAAGATG ATCCCTGGCTAATCAGAAAGGaccataagaaaaacaaagataaaaaaaaaaagaaaagtatagatCCAGATTCTATTCAAAGTGCCTTATTAGCATCAGGTCTTGGATCAAAGCGACCTAGTTTTTCTTCCACAGCAGTTATTTCGCCTCCTCCTAACAGTGTACCAG CCAACAGTAACACCAACAGTAACAATAGCCTTGTAACAAGTCAGGATGCTGTGGAAAGGGCCCAGCAGATGAAGAAAGATCTGCTTGATAAACTAGAAAAATTAGCTGAAGACCTCCCTCCTAACACCCTGGATGAACTTATTGATGAACTTGGTGGCCCTGAGAACGTTGCTGAG ATGACTGGCCGCAAGGGGAGGGTTGTAAGCAACGATGATGGAAGCATATCTTATGAATCCAGATCTGAGCTCGATGTCCCTGTGGAGATACTAAATATTACGGAAAAACAAAGATTTATGGATGGAGACAAG AATATTGCTATCATCTCAGAAGCTGCCAGCTCTGGTATTTCATTGCAAGCAGATCGGAGAGCTAAAAATCAAAGGCGAAGAGTTCATATGACTTTAGAATTACCCTGGAGTGCTGATAGAGCAATTCAGCAATTTG GACGAACTCACAGGTCAAACCAAGTTACTGCTCCAGAATATGTCTTTCTGATTTCTGAATTGGCAGGAGAACAAAGATTTGCATCTATTGTTGCTAAAAGACTTGAGAGTTTG GGGGCTCTTACACATGGTGACAGAAGAGCAACAGAATCTAGAGATTTGAGCAGGTTCAACTTTGATAATAAG TATGGAAGAAATGCTTTAGAAATTGTCATGAAATCCATTGTAAACCTAGATTCACCTATGGTATCACCACCTCCGGACTATCCTGGAGAATTCTTTAAAG atGTTCGACAGGGACTGATAGGAGTTGGTCTAATAAATGTAGAGGATCGCTCAGGAATTCTTACTCTAGATAAAG ATTATAACAACATAGGGAAATTCTTAAATAGAATTTTGGGCATGGAAGTGCATCAACAGAACGCGTTATTCCAGTATTTTGCAGACACACTTACAGCAGTTGttcaaaatgccaaaaaaaatggAAGATATGATATGGGAATCTTAG ATCTTGGTTCTGGAGATGAAAAAGTGAGGAAAAGTGATGTTAAGAAGTTTCTGACGCCAGGATATTCAACCTCTGGCCATGTAGAGTTATATACT ATTAGTGTAGAGAGGGGAATGTCGTGGGAGGAAGCTACCAAGATTTGGGCTGAACTGTTGGGACCAGATGATGGCTTTTACTTGTCATTGCAA ataagGAACAACAAGAAAACTGCCATTTTAGTTAAAGAAGTGAACCCTAAGAAGAAGCTTTTCTTAGTTTACAGACCAAATACTGGGAAACAGCTTAAATTAGAAACTTATGCTGATCTAAAGAAGAAGTATAAAAAG GTAGCCTCAGATGATGCCTTGGTCCACTGGTTAGATCAGTATAATTCGTCTGCAGATACTTGTACTCATGCTTATTG GCGTGGCAATTGCAAAAAAGCAAGCTTGGGACTAGTTTGTGAAATAGGTCTCCGTTGCCGCACATATTATGTATTATGTGGCTCAGTACTGAGTGTCTGGACAAAAGTCGAGGGTGTTCTAGCATCTGTCAGTGGCACAAATGTGAAAATGCAGATAGTTCGGCTAAGAACAGAGGATGGACAGCGGATTGTAG
- the SBNO1 gene encoding protein strawberry notch homolog 1 isoform X6 produces the protein MMQNSRIKQPPSTTTFVLNQINQLPTLGSTIVMTKTPPVTTSRQTITLTKFIQTTANTRPSVSAPAVRSAMTSAPSKDQVQLKDLLKNNSLNELMKLKPPANIAQPVATAATDVSNGTVKKESSNKEVARIWINDMKMRSFSPTMKVPVVKEEDEPEEEDEEEMGHAETYAEYMPIKLKIGLRHPDAVVETSSLSSVTPPDVWYKTSISEETIDNGWLSALQLEAITYAAQQHETFLPNGDRAGFLIGDGAGVGKGRTIAGIIYENYLLSRKRALWFSVSNDLKYDAERDLRDIGAKNILVHSLNKFKYGKISSKHNGSVKKGVIFATYSSLIGESQSGGKYKTRLKQLLHWCGDDFDGVIVFDECHKAKNLCPVGSSKPTKTGLAVLELQNKLPKARVVYASATGASEPRNMAYMNRLGIWGEGTPFREFSDFIQAVERRGVGAMEIVAMDMKLRGMYIARQLSFTGVTFKIEEVLLSQSYVKMYNKAVKLWVIARERFQQAADLIDAEQRMKKSMWGQFWSAHQRFFKYLCIASKVKRVVQLAREEIKNGKCVVIGLQSTGEARTLEALEEGGGELNDFVSTAKGVLQSLIEKHFPAPDRKKLYSLLGISLTTPSNNSSPRDSPCKENKIKKRKGEEITREAKKARKVGGLTGSSSDESGSESDASDNEESDCESSKNLSSGDDDDFNPFRDESSEDDEDDPWLIRKDHKKNKDKKKKKSIDPDSIQSALLASGLGSKRPSFSSTAVISPPPNSVPANSNTNSNNSLVTSQDAVERAQQMKKDLLDKLEKLAEDLPPNTLDELIDELGGPENVAEMTGRKGRVVSNDDGSISYESRSELDVPVEILNITEKQRFMDGDKNIAIISEAASSGISLQADRRAKNQRRRVHMTLELPWSADRAIQQFGRTHRSNQVTAPEYVFLISELAGEQRFASIVAKRLESLGALTHGDRRATESRDLSRFNFDNKYGRNALEIVMKSIVNLDSPMVSPPPDYPGEFFKDVRQGLIGVGLINVEDRSGILTLDKDYNNIGKFLNRILGMEVHQQNALFQYFADTLTAVVQNAKKNGRYDMGILDLGSGDEKVRKSDVKKFLTPGYSTSGHVELYTISVERGMSWEEATKIWAELLGPDDGFYLSLQIRNNKKTAILVKEVNPKKKLFLVYRPNTGKQLKLETYADLKKKYKKVASDDALVHWLDQYNSSADTCTHAYWRGNCKKASLGLVCEIGLRCRTYYVLCGSVLSVWTKVEGVLASVSGTNVKMQIVRLRTEDGQRIVGLIIPANCVSPLVNLLSTSDQSQQLAVQQKQLWQQRHPQSIASLSSA, from the exons ATGATGCAAAATTCACGAATAAAG CAGCCTCCATCTACTACAACATTTGTGCTGAATCAAATAAATCAGCTTCCGACTTTGGGATCTACAATTGTAATGACTAAAACACCACCTGTAACAACCAGTAGGCAGACCATCACTTTAACAAAGTTTATCCAGACTACTGCAAACACACGCCCTTCAGTCTCAGCACCAGCAGTACGAAGTGCCATGACCTCTGCACCTTCAAAAGACCAGGTTCAGCTGAAGGATCTACTAAAAAATAATAGTCTGAACGAACTCATGAAACTCAAGCCACCAGCTAATATTGCTCAGCCAGTTGCAACAGCAGCTA CTGATGTAAGCAATGGTACAGTAAAGAAAGAGTCTTCTAATAAAGAAGTAGCAAGAATATGGATCAATGACATGAAAATGAGGAGTTTTTCACCAACCATG AAGGTCCCTGTTGTGAAAGAGGAAGATGAACcagaggaggaagatgaagaagaaatgggTCACGCAGAAACCTATGCAGAGTATATGCctataaaat taaAAATTGGCCTACGTCACCCAGATGCTGTAGTGGAAACTAGTTCTTTATCCAGTGTTACTCCTCCTGATGTTTGGTATAAAACATCCATTTCTGAAGAAACCATTGATAATGGCTGGCTATCAGCATTACAGCTTGAGGCAATTACATACGCAGCCCAG caACACGAAACATTCCTACCTAATGGAGATCGTGCCGGCTTCTTAATAGGTGATGGTGCTGGTGTAGGAAAAGGAAGGACAATAGCAGGGATCATCTATGAGAACTATTTGTTGAGTAGAAAAAGAGCTTTGTG gTTTAGTGTTTCAAATGATTTAAAGTATGATGCTGAAAGAGATTTGAGGGATATTGGAGCAAAAAACATTTTGGTCCATTCATTAAATAAG ttcaaATATGGGAAAATTTCTTCAAAACATAATGGGAGCGTGAAAAAGGGTGTTATTTTTGCTACCTATTCTTCCCTTATTGGTGAAAGTCAGTCTGGTGGTAAATATAAAACTAGGTTAAAACAACTTCTACATTGGTGTGGTGATGACTTCGATGGAGTT ATAGTATTTGATGAATGTCATAAAGCAAAAAATTTATGTCCTGTTGGCTCTTCAAAGCCAACCAAAACAGGATTAGCAGTTTTAGAGCTTCAGAACAAATTGCCAAAAGCCAGAGTTGTTTATGCTAGTGCCACAG gtgctTCTGAACCACGAAACATGGCCTATATGAACCGTCTTGGAATATGGGGTGAGGGAACTCCATTTAGAGAATTCAGTGATTTTATTCAAGCAGTAGAACGGAG aGGTGTTGGTGCCATGGAAATAGTTGCTATGGATATGAAGCTTAGAGGAATGTACATTGCTCGACAGCTAAGCTTTACTGGAGTGACCTTCAAAATTGAGGaagttcttctttctcagagctATGTTAAAATGTATAACAAAGCAGTCAAGCTg TGGGTCATTGCCAGAGAGCGATTTCAGCAAGCTGCAGATCTGATTGATGCTGAGCAGCGAATGAAGAAATCCATGTGGGGTCAGTTCTGGTCTGCTCACCAGAGATTTTTCAAATACTTGTGCATAGCATCCAAAGTTAAAAGGGTTGTGCAGCTAGCtcgagaagaaataaagaatggaaaa tgtgTTGTCATTGGTCTGCAGTCTACAGGAGAAGCTAGAACATTAGAAGCCTTGGAAGAGGGTGGGGGAGAACTGAATGATTTTGTTTCAACTGCCAA AGGAGTGTTGCAGTCACTCATTGAAAAACACTTCCCTGCTCCAGATAGGAAAAAACTTTATAGTTTGTTAGGAATCAGTTTGACAACTCCGAGTAACAACAGTTCACCAAGAGATAGTCcgtgtaaagaaaataaaataaagaagcgGAAAG GTGAAGAAATAACTCGAGAAGCCAAAAAAGCACGAAAAGTAGGTGGCCTCACTGGTAGCAGTTCTGATGAGAGTGGAAGTGAATCTGATGCCTCTGATAATGAAGAAAGTGACTGTGAGAGCTCTAAAAACCTGAGTTctggtgatgatgatgatttcAATCCATTTAGAGATGAGTCTAGTGAGGATGATGAAGATG ATCCCTGGCTAATCAGAAAGGaccataagaaaaacaaagataaaaaaaaaaagaaaagtatagatCCAGATTCTATTCAAAGTGCCTTATTAGCATCAGGTCTTGGATCAAAGCGACCTAGTTTTTCTTCCACAGCAGTTATTTCGCCTCCTCCTAACAGTGTACCAG CCAACAGTAACACCAACAGTAACAATAGCCTTGTAACAAGTCAGGATGCTGTGGAAAGGGCCCAGCAGATGAAGAAAGATCTGCTTGATAAACTAGAAAAATTAGCTGAAGACCTCCCTCCTAACACCCTGGATGAACTTATTGATGAACTTGGTGGCCCTGAGAACGTTGCTGAG ATGACTGGCCGCAAGGGGAGGGTTGTAAGCAACGATGATGGAAGCATATCTTATGAATCCAGATCTGAGCTCGATGTCCCTGTGGAGATACTAAATATTACGGAAAAACAAAGATTTATGGATGGAGACAAG AATATTGCTATCATCTCAGAAGCTGCCAGCTCTGGTATTTCATTGCAAGCAGATCGGAGAGCTAAAAATCAAAGGCGAAGAGTTCATATGACTTTAGAATTACCCTGGAGTGCTGATAGAGCAATTCAGCAATTTG GACGAACTCACAGGTCAAACCAAGTTACTGCTCCAGAATATGTCTTTCTGATTTCTGAATTGGCAGGAGAACAAAGATTTGCATCTATTGTTGCTAAAAGACTTGAGAGTTTG GGGGCTCTTACACATGGTGACAGAAGAGCAACAGAATCTAGAGATTTGAGCAGGTTCAACTTTGATAATAAG TATGGAAGAAATGCTTTAGAAATTGTCATGAAATCCATTGTAAACCTAGATTCACCTATGGTATCACCACCTCCGGACTATCCTGGAGAATTCTTTAAAG atGTTCGACAGGGACTGATAGGAGTTGGTCTAATAAATGTAGAGGATCGCTCAGGAATTCTTACTCTAGATAAAG ATTATAACAACATAGGGAAATTCTTAAATAGAATTTTGGGCATGGAAGTGCATCAACAGAACGCGTTATTCCAGTATTTTGCAGACACACTTACAGCAGTTGttcaaaatgccaaaaaaaatggAAGATATGATATGGGAATCTTAG ATCTTGGTTCTGGAGATGAAAAAGTGAGGAAAAGTGATGTTAAGAAGTTTCTGACGCCAGGATATTCAACCTCTGGCCATGTAGAGTTATATACT ATTAGTGTAGAGAGGGGAATGTCGTGGGAGGAAGCTACCAAGATTTGGGCTGAACTGTTGGGACCAGATGATGGCTTTTACTTGTCATTGCAA ataagGAACAACAAGAAAACTGCCATTTTAGTTAAAGAAGTGAACCCTAAGAAGAAGCTTTTCTTAGTTTACAGACCAAATACTGGGAAACAGCTTAAATTAGAAACTTATGCTGATCTAAAGAAGAAGTATAAAAAG GTAGCCTCAGATGATGCCTTGGTCCACTGGTTAGATCAGTATAATTCGTCTGCAGATACTTGTACTCATGCTTATTG GCGTGGCAATTGCAAAAAAGCAAGCTTGGGACTAGTTTGTGAAATAGGTCTCCGTTGCCGCACATATTATGTATTATGTGGCTCAGTACTGAGTGTCTGGACAAAAGTCGAGGGTGTTCTAGCATCTGTCAGTGGCACAAATGTGAAAATGCAGATAGTTCGGCTAAGAACAGAGGATGGACAGCGGATTGTAG